The following coding sequences lie in one Rissa tridactyla isolate bRisTri1 chromosome Z, bRisTri1.patW.cur.20221130, whole genome shotgun sequence genomic window:
- the DNAJA1 gene encoding dnaJ homolog subfamily A member 1 isoform X1 produces MVKETTYYDVLGVKPNASAEELKKAYRKLALKYHPDKNPNEGEKFKQISQAYEVLSDPKKRDLYDKGGEQAIKEGGSGGGFGSPMDIFDMFFGGGGRMQRERRGKNVVHQLSVSLEDMYNGATRKLALQKNVICDKCEGRGGKKGAVECCPNCRGTGMQIRIHQIGPGMVQQIQSVCMECQGHGERISPKDRCKSCTGRKIVREKKILEVHIDKGMKDGQKITFHGEGDQEPGLEPGDIIIVLDQKDHSVFTRRDEDLLMAMDIQLVEALCGFQKPITTLDNRTIIITSHPGQVVKHGAIKCVLNEGMPIYRRPYEKGRLIIEFRVNFPESGFLSSDKLSLLEKLLPTRQEIEETEEMEQVDLVDFDPSQKRKHHYNGEVYEDDEHHPRGGVQCQTS; encoded by the exons ATGGTGAAGGAAACTACCTACTACGATGTGCTGGGCGTGAAGCCTAACGCCTCCGCTGAGGAGCTGAAGAAGGCCTACCGAAAGCTGGCCCTGAAGTACCACCCCGACAAGAACCCCAATGAGGGCGAGAAG TTTAAGCAGATTTCCCAAGCTTATGAAGTACTGTCGGACCCGAAGAAGAGGGATCTCTATGACAAAGGAGGCGAGCAGGCCATCAAAGAGGGTGGCTCCGGTGGTGGCTTCGGGTCGCCCATGGATATATTCGATATGTTCTTTGGCGGCGGTGGGAGGATGCAGAGAGAGAGACGAG GCAAAAATGTGGTCCATCAGTTGTCAGTAAGTTTAGAAGATATGTACAATGGTGCAACGAGGAAGCTTGCACTGCAGAAGAACGTTATCTGTGACAAATGTGAAG GTCGTGGTGGTAAGAAAGGTGCAGTAGAGTGCTGTCCTAATTGCAGAGGAACAGGCATGCAGATCAGAATTCACCAGATTGGGCCGGGAATGGTGCAACAAATCCAGTCTGTGTGTATGGAGTGTCAGGGGCATGGGGAGCGTATCAGCCCCAAGGACCGGTGTAAGAGCTGCACTGGCAGAAAAATTGTTAGAGAAAAGAAGATATTAGAAGTTCACATTGACAAAG GAATGAAGGATGGTCAGAAAATAACATTCCATGGTGAAGGGGACCAAGAGCCAGGACTGGAGCCAGGGGACATTATTATTGTCTTGGATCAAAAAGACCACTCTGTATTTACAAG ACGAGACGAAGACCTTCTTATGGCAATGGATATTCAACTGGTTGAAGCACTATGTGGCTTTCAAAAGCCTATCACAACGCTGGATAATAGAACTATTATTATTACCTCCCATCCTG gccaagTTGTCAAGCATGGGGCTATTAAGTGTGTGTTGAATGAAGGTATGCCAATTTATCGCAGACCGTATGAAAAAGGACGTCTGATCATAGAATTCAGG GTGAACTTCCCAGAGAGCGGTTTCCTCTCCTCAGATAAGCTGTCTTTACTTGAAAAACTGCTACCTACAAGGCAGGAAATAGAAGAAACTGAGGAAATGGAGCAAGTGGATTTAGTGGACTTTGATCcctctcaaaaaagaaaacaccactaTAACGGAGAAGTCTATGAAGATGATGAGCATCACCCTAGAGGTGGTGTTCAATGTCAGACATCGTAA
- the DNAJA1 gene encoding dnaJ homolog subfamily A member 1 isoform X2 encodes MYNGATRKLALQKNVICDKCEGRGGKKGAVECCPNCRGTGMQIRIHQIGPGMVQQIQSVCMECQGHGERISPKDRCKSCTGRKIVREKKILEVHIDKGMKDGQKITFHGEGDQEPGLEPGDIIIVLDQKDHSVFTRRDEDLLMAMDIQLVEALCGFQKPITTLDNRTIIITSHPGQVVKHGAIKCVLNEGMPIYRRPYEKGRLIIEFRVNFPESGFLSSDKLSLLEKLLPTRQEIEETEEMEQVDLVDFDPSQKRKHHYNGEVYEDDEHHPRGGVQCQTS; translated from the exons ATGTACAATGGTGCAACGAGGAAGCTTGCACTGCAGAAGAACGTTATCTGTGACAAATGTGAAG GTCGTGGTGGTAAGAAAGGTGCAGTAGAGTGCTGTCCTAATTGCAGAGGAACAGGCATGCAGATCAGAATTCACCAGATTGGGCCGGGAATGGTGCAACAAATCCAGTCTGTGTGTATGGAGTGTCAGGGGCATGGGGAGCGTATCAGCCCCAAGGACCGGTGTAAGAGCTGCACTGGCAGAAAAATTGTTAGAGAAAAGAAGATATTAGAAGTTCACATTGACAAAG GAATGAAGGATGGTCAGAAAATAACATTCCATGGTGAAGGGGACCAAGAGCCAGGACTGGAGCCAGGGGACATTATTATTGTCTTGGATCAAAAAGACCACTCTGTATTTACAAG ACGAGACGAAGACCTTCTTATGGCAATGGATATTCAACTGGTTGAAGCACTATGTGGCTTTCAAAAGCCTATCACAACGCTGGATAATAGAACTATTATTATTACCTCCCATCCTG gccaagTTGTCAAGCATGGGGCTATTAAGTGTGTGTTGAATGAAGGTATGCCAATTTATCGCAGACCGTATGAAAAAGGACGTCTGATCATAGAATTCAGG GTGAACTTCCCAGAGAGCGGTTTCCTCTCCTCAGATAAGCTGTCTTTACTTGAAAAACTGCTACCTACAAGGCAGGAAATAGAAGAAACTGAGGAAATGGAGCAAGTGGATTTAGTGGACTTTGATCcctctcaaaaaagaaaacaccactaTAACGGAGAAGTCTATGAAGATGATGAGCATCACCCTAGAGGTGGTGTTCAATGTCAGACATCGTAA